TTATAAATAATATTTTTGTTTTTAGTTTAAGCTCCTTACAAGAGAAGGATAAAATATGTCTTTAATTTTTGTACTAATTTTTATTTTATCTGTAAGATGGATTTTGAATTTTAATTTAGTAAGAAACTACTTGTTTGGTTTTATTAGTATAGAGAATAGGAAGAAGATAGAGTCTAGGCTATATCTCTATATAGTACAGAATATTATTAATACCCTTGTTTACTTCATAAGTTTTTTTACAAATTTTTATGAAGCTGAAAGTATATGGTTTGTAAACTTTAATTTATTAGATATGGTTTTAAGTTTCTTGTTGGTTTTTTTTACGTTGATAAATATATTGGGGTATTATTTTTTAATTTATTCCAAATTCTCTAAGGCATTACATAATAGGAATGAATTTGATAATTCGTATTTTTACGACATGTTGGGGATTTTATTTTCGTTTATAGAATTTGTTTTTTATTTAGGCATCTTGTTACCTTTTTTGAAACAAAATATTGATAATGATTATATAGCAATTTGTTTGGGAATTTTAATATATTCTTTTATGTGTTTGAATAGTAAAATGTTTCTTAGGAGATATTTTTTGATCGATTTAGCCTTAAATATTTTCTTATATGCTATTGTATTTTTTTATCTATCTTTGAATTTTTTTATATAGGGAATATATTGCCATCTTTAGTTTCTTTCTTATTAATATCTAGTTGGAAAGTTATTTTTGATTTAATAAAAACACTACATTAATGATTAATCAGATTATTGAACATCTAATTAATGTCATAAGCATCATCATACTTGAGGTGTAGTTGCAAAGGTATTATGCAGGAATATTAGTTGATATGTCCTTAGTTCAATTCAACTTTTCCCTATATATGGCTTTCAGATAGGTATAACAACTAATTGATCAGCATAATATTATTATACGTAAGTAAGTTTGATGGTAGGATAATAAGATCCTGTGATCTTAATCTCTTTTATTAAGTCTAACATCTCACCTAAAATAACCTTAATGCTAGCATTATCATTACGTATTGCAACCTTTCCGATATCCTTATTTACAACAATATTACTAATCGAAATTTTATCCTTATCAAACTTATTAATACCACCACCTAATATAATTGGATGCTCCATCTTTTTGTCAACAAACGCAACTAAAACATTACTACCCTCACAGGGCGCATAAGATATATCAGTAGAAGACATCATTAAAGAAGCGGGAAGTACACATACCCTACCATCAATATTAACTTCAACTGAAATATAAGCATTCCTGTGTTCAACACCTCTACAAATAACATGAAAATTCTTAGCAATAAATCCTAATAATAGCATACAAACTCAAATATTCCTTTACTTAATTACTTACATTATAATAAATTAATCAATCAGAGTCAACCCTGTACATCCTCTCTACTTTACAAATAAATGCTATGCATGCCGTAGGAGGCATGTGAGTAATGGCCGTGGATTTATTTCTGATTCTGAAGGTACTCTTAAGAGATAGAAGTTTTTCAACAGGGCACGTGAGATTTATCACGTTGACACTAGTAGTTCTAATAGTGTGTTTATG
Above is a genomic segment from Borrelia sp. RT5S containing:
- a CDS encoding 5'-nucleotidase, with product MSLIFVLIFILSVRWILNFNLVRNYLFGFISIENRKKIESRLYLYIVQNIINTLVYFISFFTNFYEAESIWFVNFNLLDMVLSFLLVFFTLINILGYYFLIYSKFSKALHNRNEFDNSYFYDMLGILFSFIEFVFYLGILLPFLKQNIDNDYIAICLGILIYSFMCLNSKMFLRRYFLIDLALNIFLYAIVFFYLSLNFFI